The stretch of DNA ACGCTGATCTTCGGCACGCTCGGGGTCGTCAACTTCGCCCATGGGGCGCTCTTCATGGTCGGCGCCTTCTGCGCCGTGGTCATGGACCGGATCCTTCGGCTGTCCACCGTCAGCGTCGATCCGACCAGAACCGACTTCCTGGGCAACCCGCTCAAGGTCGAGACGCCCTACGTCCAGACATGGTTTGGCGATTTCGGCGCCACGCTGATCAATTATTCGGTGCCCCTGTCCATCCTGCTTGCGATCCCGGTGATGATCGTGGTCGGCCTTGCGATGGAGCGTGGCCTGATCAAGCATTTCTACAAGCGCCCGCACGCGGACCAGATCCTGGTGACATTCGGCCTTGCGATCGTGATGCAGGAGATCATCAAGGCGATCTTCGGCGCCAACCCGATCCCGCAGCCAGCACCCGATGCGCTGCGCGGGGCGCTCGATATCGGCCTGTGGCTGGGCTTCGAGGCGAACCAGGTCATCTATCCCATCTGGCGCTTCGTCTATTTCATCTTCGCGGTCGTGCTGATCGGCGGCGTGATCCTTCTGCTCAACTACACCACCTTCGGCATGGTGGTGCGCGCCGGCATGGCCGACCGCGAGACGGTCGGACTTCTTGGCATCGACATCGACAAGCGTTTCACGGCCATGTTCGGACTTGCGGCCATCGTGACCGGGCTTGCCGGCGTGATGTATGCGCCGATCGTCAGCCCGGACTATCACATGGGGATGGACTTCCTCGTGTTGTGCTTCGTGGTCGTCGTGGTCGGGGGCATGGGCTCGATCCCCGGCGCCGTCGCCGCGGGCTTCGTGCTGGGCATCCTGCAAAGCTTTTCGGCCATGAACGAAGTCAAGGCCATCATCCCCGGCATCGACCAGATCATCATCTACCTTGTCGCCGTCGTCATCCTGCTCACCCGGCCCCGTGGCCTGATGGGCCGCAAAGGCGTGATGGAGTAACCGGCCATGACCAGCACAAAGACCAACGACGCGCTGCTGTTTGTTGCAGTGGCCATCGCGGCCCTGGCCGCGCCCCTGATCCTTGCACCGTTCGGGGCAGGCTATCCCGACCTGATGCAGCGCTTCGCGATCTACGGGATCTTCGCGATCGGCTTCAACATCCTGTTCGGGCTTACCGGCTATCTGTCTTTCGGGCACGCTGCGTTCCTGGGTGTCGGTTCCTACTCGGCGGTCTGGATGTTCAAGCTACTCAGCATGAACATCGTTCCGGCCATCGTGCTCGGGGTGGTGATCTCGGGGCTCTTCGCCCTCTTGATCGGCTTCATCTCGCTGCGGCGGTCGGGGATCT from Halovulum dunhuangense encodes:
- a CDS encoding branched-chain amino acid ABC transporter permease; this translates as MDAILLQIVNGLDKGSAYAMIALGLTLIFGTLGVVNFAHGALFMVGAFCAVVMDRILRLSTVSVDPTRTDFLGNPLKVETPYVQTWFGDFGATLINYSVPLSILLAIPVMIVVGLAMERGLIKHFYKRPHADQILVTFGLAIVMQEIIKAIFGANPIPQPAPDALRGALDIGLWLGFEANQVIYPIWRFVYFIFAVVLIGGVILLLNYTTFGMVVRAGMADRETVGLLGIDIDKRFTAMFGLAAIVTGLAGVMYAPIVSPDYHMGMDFLVLCFVVVVVGGMGSIPGAVAAGFVLGILQSFSAMNEVKAIIPGIDQIIIYLVAVVILLTRPRGLMGRKGVME